The Lolium rigidum isolate FL_2022 chromosome 2, APGP_CSIRO_Lrig_0.1, whole genome shotgun sequence genomic interval TTTATTTGATTGAATTGTTGTCTGCAAATACGAACTGTGTTGTGATAgagattttttttgttgcaaataGCAAGTATGTTACATTTGAGGATTTTTTTGCAAGTAACAAATATTTTGCATTTGAGCTGGTCATTTGGCGCCGCGCGCTATGGGCATCGGACCCCAAAACGGCGGCATCATCTGTCGGCGCCTCCAAAACGCTGGTGATGTTGTTGTTGCCGAACAGAGTTACGGGGTGCCGGTGACGACATCTTACGTATTAATGTGTTGGCGATGACAAAAACAAAAATGACGCCGCAAGTGATTTAACATGCAAGCAGCGGCTGGCACATGGATGCTCAAGAAGATTTCATtgggtttagagcatctccaccggcggccccgatagctaTTTGGGGGGCGGGAGCGTAAATGAGCTCGCACCGACGCGTCCCAAACGGTGCCGGccaattttcgagcccaatagaatcgccggtaaccccgtgctggccccttcgccaagggcgcgaatcgggcgcgccggcgcctcgcggaacgacgttTTTCgcaggtgggggcgccttgtcagcgaggggaCGCGGCGGTTTGCATGGGAaacgacgcggggaggttggtcatcgacgttaatggcctcccgcgcggaaatCAAAACGGCGAGAGCGGCGATTGGACACGCGGCGTCCACCcaatgcgcgtccgccgcctcccataaaaccccaccggcgcgcttctctcttttccccgccgtccaaacctagccgccgccgttCTCAACCACCCACACGCACCCCGCCGacgcgatggcgcacaacgaccaggccggcggcagcggcatgctccgctcgacgcagctgtcgttcgacgaggccgacgtgctgtactggcaccgcatccccgtgccagtacAGTACAAGTTGCCGCACGGCTGACACGTCTCCAACAGTGGCTTCGCCGTGCCCCCGCCACCGCCGCGAGGACCGCAGACGCGGGCCCTCGCCAAGGAACGGCGGAACCAgatgacgccggaggagaggagccTGCCGAAGAACGCTCTCGACAGCCCAGACTGGGCACAACGCTTCGAAGACGAGCGCGCCATCGAGCTCGCGCGGACGGCCAACCGCTCGGGCGGCCGCTTCAACTTCAACAACGTCGGCCaccgtgcctggtggtacggccgcgacGTCGATGAGACGCTCCGCGAGTACGGCTTCTGGCCACGCCACCGCGGGCAATGGGAGCCGGTCTATTTCTCGCAGGCAGCGAACATGGCGCCGCTGCCTACGAGGGCGCCGGAAcggaccgcggcgtccggaacctcACGCACCGGATCGTCTGCTGTCGCGCGCACGTGCTCGGCCGCGCAcgcgcctccttccggaggcgtcgtcatccgcgacgacGCGAGGCGCGCGTCTTCTGCTCCGGCTCCtcggacgacggggtcgggccaccgcgtcaaggaggaggacgcctcgccaccacttccgtcggcgaagaagaaatggtgggagaaggaggccgaggcgcaggcggccctccgtggcgacgtcgacgaggaggagttccccggccagaacttcctcgtcggccgctccgtcgatgATGACTATCGCCACATCGCGATCGACCTgtggcaggcggcggtgtggtccgccagggaccacgatgccaactacgtcgacctcgccggacctTCGGAGttgccggcgccaaaggaggagaaggccgacaaggaggaggccgatgACGCCAACAGCTGGTCCTTCGGGACGTCCAGGGGCGAGGAACTGGACTCCTTCGACTCCCCGCGCCGCTAgatgtttatttttagttttgTAGTTTCCATTcgcgttaaatttgtacaaattttgttcgaacttcgtatgaatatcgttttCAACATTTCAAATTGATTTACTAAATGTATCGGGGCCGCCGATTtggaggcgccggtgtgggagcagcatccccaaatagaggatgttgtgccggcggCCTCCAAACGGagttgccggcgcccctgccgccaCGCCACCTATTTGAaagctaccggtggagatgctcttaggggggAATTGTGGCGAAATGCAAGAGGTGGCGGAAGCCGTGGATGAGAGCGTCCTGCCCAACCCCGCACGAGTCACAGGCTCCCAGCCTGCACGAATGGTCTCATCAGACACCGTTTTACGTCTCGCTCCATCACGAGACGCACCGTGGGTGGGTCAGCCCACACGCCACAGTGTTTGCTTGTAGCATGGGAATGGAAGGCTAGCTGATTTAGCTTCGTCCACTGAGTAATGCAATGTGTGTATTTgtccaagaaagaaagaaaagagaggaaCGCTGTAGCGAGTACATCTTGAATTAGCTACTCGATCGTGTGCGTTCACAGTTTCCATGGCTCTGCCTTGGTTCTGTCGTCCTGGGCGAGAAACCCATTGAGTGACAACTTGCTATCTTGAATCAGCTGCTCGATCGCGTGTGTTGTGGTGTTGTCCTTGAACTACAGAGCAGAGTTAAAAATGCATCTGGAAGCACCTTGTCTGGAAGTCAAGCATAAATGGTTAAACGCCGGTTGAATTGGATGAATAAAAGGTGGAGAGTATGTCCTAGTACAATCCTTCTCCGCAAATTGTGAAGAAGAAAAACTGACGCTTATATATGGTCATGACATGGTAGTACTAATACAGTACATCACATCATTGTGACAATGGGCGCAGGATTAGCATAGTGTGGCAACTGCAAATATACATAGTCGGTCGAGGTTGCTTATCACTCGTGGATCATTCGGCCTAGCTAAAAAGCAGTAAACATAGCCAACGACCAAAGAATTGGCCGAACAAGCATTGCATGCAGCTGTTAGAACAATCAATTCCCTTACTTAGGCGCGCTGAGGCAGAGTGGGCACGAGCACGAGCGGCGTCTTGCGGTGGAAGGTCAGCCCGGCGCCTGTCTCCTCCATGCTTATGTCCTCCACCTCCGTCCCCTCCGGCAGCTCCCAGTCGAAGCCGCACAGCAGGTTGGCCAGCGTGAACTCCACGTTCATCAGCGCCATGGCGATGCCCGGGCAGATCCGCCTGCCGGCGCCGAACGGGAGCAGCTCGAAGTGTGCACCGTGCAGGTCCACCTCGCCGTGGCTCGCTCCGGCCTCGAACCTGTCCGGGTCGAACTCCTCCGCGCCCTCGCCCCAGCTCGCCGGATCCCTCCCGATGGCCCACACGTTCACGGCCACCCTCGTCCTCGCCGGCACGTCGTAGCCGCCGATCTTGACGTGCTGCAGCGTCTCCCGCGGCAGCAGCAGCGTCGCCGGCGGGTACAGCCGCAACGTCTCCTTCACCACCATCTTGAGGTAGCTCAGCTTGGACAtgtcttccggctgcacccagttGTTGCCTCGTGCCGCCACCCTGATCTCCTCCTGTACCTTCTTCAGCACCCGCGGGTTCCGGATCAGCTCCGACATCGCCCACAGGATCGTCACCGAGGTCGTGTTCACGCCTCCCACGAACGTGTCCTGCATTCAGTTAGAGACAAATTGATTTATATATTTTAATTAATGTAATGCGGAGAAAGAGCTCTGTTAATTAACATGCACATACCATGAGGATCGCCTTCACATTGTCCCTGGTGAAGGCCGGGTGCTCCTTGGAGAGGTTGATGAGGACGTCGACGAGGTCGCTGCCCTCCCTCTCGCTCTTGGGCTCCAGGTGCTGCTCGATGACCACCTCCAAGAAAGTGTCGATGGCTGCAAAGCTCCGATCGCGGCTGGCGGCGAGGCCAGTGAGGCGGTCGACTAGGCGGCCGGCCACGTTCGGGAAGAAGTCCTCCGCCGAGAAGCTGGCCTGCAGCTCCAACGCCTCGCCGAGCACGCGATGGAACATCTCTGCACCGTAGACGTTGCCAAACGCCACGGTACAGATGATGCCGTTGACGAGGCCGTAGATGCGCTCGCCGAGGGCCACCGGCGTGTTGGGTGTCAAGCCGGCCATCAGCTTCTCCACCTGCGCCTGGCGCGCGCCCCACGCGGCCTTGACGCGGCGCATGCTGGCGAACTCCGTGACGAAGAGCTTGCGCATCTCGCGCCACTGCTCGCCGTAGGGGGCGAACGCCACGTCCCTGAACCCGTAGGACAGCAGCTTCGGCCCCGGGCCCGCCGGCCTGCTGCAGCAGTCGGCGTCGCGCGTCCGGAGCACCTCGCgcgccgacgacgccgacgacacGACGAGCATGCGTGTCGCGCCGAGGCGGAGCAGCATGACGGGGCCGTGCTGCCGAGCGAGATCCCGCAGGTTCCGGTGCGGAAGCGGGCCCAGCTGGTGCAGGTTCCCGAGCATCGGCAGCCCTACGGGTCCTGGAGCAAGCTTGCCTTTGCTGCCCCTCCTCGCTAGCAGAAGCAGAGAGGCcaagatgggcagcaggagcaggaggaggatctGCGTGGAGAAGAAACACATCTTGTTTTCTGCTTGGTGAGGATGTGGTGACGATGTGCTTTGCTGTTGGACTGACGAAGAAGAAAATGGGGAGGAGGAAGGACGGCGGCGCAAGACAGGGAAGAGTGGGACTAGCGTTCGGAGGGCACTGGCTCCGGTGTCTTAAAGGAGGGAGCGAGCTCGGGAGGCCGCTCGATGCAGGGTTGGAGAACGTGTCGATCTCCATTGCCAGATACGGGAGAAGCAGACGGGGCTAACGGGGAAGACGAAGACGGAGTTTACCCGAATGGGTACCGGCGGGAAATTGTTGAGAGAACTGGCCGtcgttagagcatgtctagtagagcccctaaacccctaaatctgTAAAAATAACCGCTTTTTTACAGTTTTTGACGGAAAAATCGCAAAGATTAGAGCCCCTAAAACTGTAAAACTGTAAAAAAATTCCCAGGTCGAACCTGGGAATCCCTTCTTGACCTGTAGAAACGAGGGTTGGGCAATCCAACCCGTCCCCGACCTGGGAACGCCTCGTACACGCGCGGGAGGGACATTTCAGctccctcttcctccctcttcctccctcccccgatcccgccgccgccgccgccggcccgcccCGCCGCGGCCCGCCTCCTCCGCGCCGGCCCTGCCCCGCCGCGGCCGGGCCTCCTCCGCTCCGCCCCGCCgcggccggcctcctccgccccgcctcgcctcctCCGCCCGGCCTCACTCTCCTCCCGCTCTCCTCCGCTCCGGCCTCCTCCCGCTCTCCTCCGCCCGCCTCCGCTCGCcctcctccgctccgcctcctcccgctcctcctcgctcccgcctcgccgccctcctccgccggcctcgcctcctccgcctcggccccgcctccgcccggcctcctcccgcctcggcctcctcccgcgcaccggccgccgccgccatggacgcctccccCGCCCGCCCGTGCCGCtcgtggccgcgccgcccgccccgccgcccgtggccgcgccgcccgctccgccgcccgtggccgcgccgcccgcctcgccgcccGCCCCCGGCCCGCCGCCCGCCCGGCGCCCGTCgctcccgcccccacccccgcacCGGCCGCCCACCCGcacgtcgccgccgtcggcgcgaAGCGGCGGCGTGCGGGGCATCACCTCGTGCCGGCCGTCGGCCCCGCACCGGCCGTCgctcccgcccccgcccccgccgcggCCGCACCACCCGCACCTCCCCGGAAACGGACGAAGGTGTCCTCCGGTGGTCCTCGTGCTGCCAAGGCCAAGGCGGCCTCCTCCCCGGCGCCGAGGAAGGCCGTGGCCAAGAGGAGGGCAACGGCGAAGCTGCCCGCCCCGGCCGCCGTGCCGCCCGCCCCGGAGGTGCCGCCCGCGCTCATTCCGGTCGCTTCAAGGCCGGTGGGACTTGATGAAGCCGGCATGTGCGCGTTGGAGTGCCGCCATGGACCAAGTGATGGATGCGCCGCCGAGtggcaccgtggagagtgactatgTAAGTTTGCAAACCTCACATCGTATGGTTTCTCTCATGTGTGTTCTATGGTTTCTCTCATGTGTGTTGTGTGTGTTGCTTGGTTTGTAGGAGAAGATTGCCGGCTTGAGGTACAAGGAGATGGCCGGCTCCAAGGGCAAAGAATTCCCATTCAAGCATGTTTGGTCAATTCTTCAAACATATGACAAGTGGAAGTTGAGAGATGATGAAACCGCACCGAAGAAGTCCGCAATGCTTGACATGGATGATCCGGAAGTTGAGGAGAGGAACTTGAACAAGCCCGAGGGAACCAAGAAGGCCAAGCTTAGGGTGAAGATGGAAGGAGAGGCGGCTAGCCTAAGGGAGAAGATGGATCATATGATGAAGGCAAGAGAGGCTTTGGCAACCAAGACGTTGGAGACAAAGCTTCTCATCACCGAGCAAAAGAAGGTGGTCAAGCTTGCACACATTGAAGCAAAGCGTGAGGAGGCAGCCCGCAAGGCCGACTTGGAGGAGAGGATGCTCAAGGTGAAAGAAGCAAAGGTATGGAAAGAACTCATGGTGGAAgagaaggagcacatgatgatgtgCAAGAAAGACATGGATGAAGAGCAATTGCAATGGTGGAAGGAGTACAAGGAGGACATCGCCGAGAGGAAGAGGATGTTCCGAGGGTCCTCCTCTACCTTTGTAGTTGACACTACCATGAGCGATGGCGGTGTCGACAACTCGCATGATGGTGGGGTTTGATGGTGGTGGAGTGGCCTAGCATATGGCACCGACGTGTAATTTTTTGGTGATGGTGCCAATGAGATGGGCAAGATGATGATTATGTGATGTAAAAACTACTAAACCATGCATCCATGATTATTACTTTTGTAGTATGTTTGATGATTCATTGTGTTTTTGTGTCATATTGTGATGAATATGTGACAGGTTTAGAGGTTGGGGTTGAGGCAAAGAATAGAacccctaaaccctcaaacccCTAAAACGGAATATTCTGTTACACGGGTTGGGTTTAGGGGTTCTATTCTTTGCCCCTGTTTTTCAACCTGTAAATGTGTCCAAAACTTGCAAATCTCGGCCTGTAAATCCTAGAAAACTTTTACAGTTTTAAGGGTGctactagacatgctcttagtcgCAAGGTTCTCCGTAGCCGTAGTGGGTAGCGAGGTTGCTCCGCCCTGGCGACGCCATCGGTGGCCGACGGCAGCAGCGACCAAGGCCCAGGCGTCTTTGTCCCTGTATCGTGGTCGTCCCCATCCGCGTCCCCTCACTACAAGAGCGtagcaccaaggagagatacactTGATGCCGTCTGCAACCAAGGACAGCAGCAGCGCCCTATTCCTAATAATCATGGTGAGCTTCCTCACCGATTATTCtctgatttccttttcttatcccaCTCGGTAAAGTTCAGGTCTCACGTGATGGATCTGGCTGAGGGAATTTGTTGTGTGGTAGACCTTGTGTCCAGTACTGCTTGTGTTGTTATGCTCCATTAAGCCAATTCCTTGTCATGATTTCTGATGTTTGTATTGATTACTGAACAAAATTCCCCTGTCATGTTTTCTTTTACATGATTTAGTGAGTGTTGATTCATATGGATAAGAGGTTCCAAATACTTGACATGCCTTCGATCTGAGGAGTTTCTTCAGTTTAGTTGTACATTTCGTGTACTACACGTGCTGTCATTTCTGATTTCAGTTGCCACTAGATCATAgaagcgcgcgttgctgcgcccgtccatTTTGTACGGACAACTACATAAATAGGTAGCAAAATTTGGACATTTTGCCGAGATTGCAGTGCCGTTACACATTAGCTTATAGCTTCATTTAAAATGGAGTAGCATCATTTTGTCGAAGAGCTCGAAAACATACGCAAATTTGTAATGTGCTCTCAAATCTTTTATTGAACAGAGACATGGTTCCGTGTGATGAATACACAAATATAATATGTGGGAAGAAATTAATAACTAACTAATCATGAAATATTTCGGATACAAAACAAAGGGATTGGTAGCTCTCGTTCATCCTCAATTCATAAAACTGATTCTATCCAAACTTCCAAAATTGGACCACTGCAATGTGAAATAGCTTTGGCTGCTGAGATACACAAAATATATAGTAATGAGCGCATATCAATAGCCACTGTAGAGGTTGGGTAGTCTAACAAATGCCACCCCTATCTTAACAGCATGCGTGAACGCAAATGCCATGGAGTCATGGAcctaaagaaaaaaaatattCAAGTTACACCTAAGGTATAACCAAGGTAGGGTTTTACAGTGCTATCTATCGGTAGGTCTATTGCCAAGTTCCGCTCCACGTCCAGCCAACGGATGACCTTAGAATTCTTAATGGACTACAACATAGCAGGAAGAAGGGTCAAAACTGATATGTTTTGCACCAATTGGTGTCACATAATAAAAGGTTCTACTATGTCTTGCTACTTTTGGTATTAGAAAGCATGTCAGTGGCCTAATATTTCCAGGACCACTCAAGATATTTATACCTTCTTTGTTGTGTATCATAAATCTTTGAGGAGGCTAAGTACTTGTAATCTGCAGAGAACCCAATTTGGATCGTTATATGAAAAGATAAATAAAGAGCATGCTGAAGGGGCCGTTCTAAATCTAATGTAGAAGCCATTGCCTTGAAGCaatggtgtgacacacctttaccTTTCTGACAAGTAACTGGATGGACATATTCGGAATGCTACCGTCCCGTGCTTGCTACAAATATGAAGTTGCAACTAAATGTGATATAATCCAATATAATAACAAAAAAATGTATACAATGACATACATGGATTATCTGATCTGATTGATATGACAACACAAGCAAGCAAGGTCAAaattattttaattatttttgctAAAAGAGCATGGTATTTAATCTGATCCTAAGCAGAAATTCCAGAACCATATTTAGGCTAGATCCAATGAGTCTAGTGCAAAAGGAAGAATCTCACACATAAAGTCAAAGAGGCTGTATTATGCAAGATGGCAAATAAAATTATGTTCACTTTACAGTCTTTAATTTGAAAAAATTCCATAGCTTCAAATCTACAAAATACATATTAATTTACCATCAGCACAAACCTCACCTGGCAACATTTTCCAGTATTCAAGATTCTGCTTTTTGAAAACAATCTTACGAATTGCAATTAGAAAACAAATACTCACAGGCAGCTAACAGGTTCATGATTGTATTTTCGCAACATActtaaaaatatatttaaaaaatcaCATATTCGCAAGCAGCTAACAGGTTATGGAATAAATATATCAAAGTTGGTGGATACCTTGATTAATATTAGAGTAAAAAAGCACAAATATTGCAGTTGCCTTTTGTCCATACAATAAGGAATACAAACTTGTAGTAGGAAGAGGTTGACCTCTTTGCAGTAAGAGTAGGTAAATGAGGAACCATAATTTATAAACCATTTTACCTAGAAATTCCATAGGCTAGTGATTGGATATACATATTACCTCCTAAAGTGCCACACGATGTCCATTCCTAAACGTCCAGGTAGTATAATTCAGTTGGATCAAATGAATCAAGTCCTACAAAGGAGAACATCACAAAAGTGAGAAGAACCAACAAAGAAGAAATTTGTAAAAGTTAAGATGAagagtactccctccgtgcagAAATGTAAGACGTTGAGGAAACTTAGGCCAACTTTCGTCACGCTATGAATTTTTCCGAGTTTCCGGTTTTACCCCTCCCCTTGCACGACTCGCCCGGTCGCGACCTGCTCCACCCGCTCCCTCCTCGCCGGGgatccctctccctccctcgcgaCGACGGCGACGTCGCCCTCTCACTCCCTGGCCGAggagccctctccctctccaccCGCTCCACCCAATCCCTCCTCGCACGACAGCGCTCGCTGAGGCGCCCTCTCCCTTCCTCTCCCTGCCACATGGAGTTTCAGATCAAAATGGGTTCTTTTCCTTCTCCAACGGCCGGATCTACTTCGTCGGTGCCCGATCTGTCGAGACGACGTCAGGGACGAGTTACAATCATGGATGTGGCCGGCGGGGGCGTCGTGACGGTGGTATCCGTGAGAGGGAGACACGGAGGAGCTGCTGCTGCCCAGAGTTGCTGCTTCCTCCCAAGCTCCTCCCCGAGCTGCTGTTGCCCGGAGCTACTGCTTCCTCCCAAGCTCCTCCCCGAGCTGATCCTACCTCGTCCCGACGGGCATGGAGGCGGGCAGGTCTGCCAGACCTGCATCGACGGGCATGGATGCACCCAGGCGAGCCCGCAGTGAAATTCAAGTACAGGTGCCACAAGGGTATGTTGCCGGCCTTCCCTCCCTGC includes:
- the LOC124691135 gene encoding 4-hydroxyphenylacetaldehyde oxime monooxygenase-like, translating into MNMRRKNNGHVRGTKETGSIMEPPRPNHSDLALSSVDQISNGADFLALSRSIVGKYYHVLMPITACLFVSTREKKGMRRHHVGIRCWCAVYADKGDALVAYGGIPCPTAASEISPAISSASQILPQEEQILLLLLLPILASLLLLARRGSKGKLAPGPVGLPMLGNLHQLGPLPHRNLRDLARQHGPVMLLRLGATRMLVVSSASSAREVLRTRDADCCSRPAGPGPKLLSYGFRDVAFAPYGEQWREMRKLFVTEFASMRRVKAAWGARQAQVEKLMAGLTPNTPVALGERIYGLVNGIICTVAFGNVYGAEMFHRVLGEALELQASFSAEDFFPNVAGRLVDRLTGLAASRDRSFAAIDTFLEVVIEQHLEPKSEREGSDLVDVLINLSKEHPAFTRDNVKAILMDTFVGGVNTTSVTILWAMSELIRNPRVLKKVQEEIRVAARGNNWVQPEDMSKLSYLKMVVKETLRLYPPATLLLPRETLQHVKIGGYDVPARTRVAVNVWAIGRDPASWGEGAEEFDPDRFEAGASHGEVDLHGAHFELLPFGAGRRICPGIAMALMNVEFTLANLLCGFDWELPEGTEVEDISMEETGAGLTFHRKTPLVLVPTLPQRA